In the Mesorhizobium sp. WSM2240 genome, CGGGTTGGCGGGGCGATGATGAAGGCGATAGCTTGCGAGCCGCGCCGGCGCAACCTGTTCCCGCCTCCGTGCACAAGACCTTTGCCCTATTCCCCAAAGATGCTAGGAGCGCCCGACGCAAAATTGAGGCGCGAAACAGGCATGGATGCGAGGGCGTTGAAAATCGAGGCGGCGCGCGCGGCCCTCGGCCACGTAAAGGACGGAATGCGGCTCGGTATCGGCACCGGCTCGACCGCCGAGGAATTCGTGCGCCTGCTCGTCGAAAAAGTTGCCGCCGGCATGAAAATCGTCGGCGTGCCGACGTCGGAGCGCACGGCAGCGCTCTGCCGCGAACTCGGCGTGCCTCTGTCGACGCTTGAGGAAACGCCCGAACTCGATCTTACCATAGACGGCGCCGACGAGGTCGATGGCCAGCTTGCTCTGATCAAGGGCGGCGGCGGCGCGCTTCTGCGCGAAAAGATTGTCGCCGCTGCTTCGGCTCGCATGATCGTCATTGCCGACGAGTCGAAACTCGTCGAAACGCTTGGCCGGTTTCCGCTGCCGATCGAGGTGAACAGATTCGGTCTCGGCGCCACAAAGCTGGCAATCGCTCGTGCGGCCGATGCGGCCGGGCTTTCAGGCCCGCTGACATTGAGGATGACGAACGCCGAGCCGTTTGTTACAGACGGCGGTCATTTTATTATCGACGCATCTTTTGGCCGCATTCACGATCCAAGAGCGCTATCAAATGGTCTTCATGCCGTTCCGGGTGTCGTCGAGCATGGCCTGTTTCTGGGCCTCGCCGATGCCGCCATCATCGCCGGCGCCAACGGCGTCCGGACGGTTCATGCGGCAAGTTAAACAGGAGTTCTACCTATCATGACGCTGGTCCACCGCGTTCGTCGCCTGTCCACCGCACTGGCGGCTTCGGTCATTGTCGCAACCGCCTCTCCGGCCTTCGCGCAGGAGATTTCCGACGCCCACCTTCAGGCTGCGCGCGAGGCGGTGGATGCGATCAACGCCACCGACATGTTCGACGGTATCCTTCCCGCTGCCGCCGCTGCGCTGAAGTCGACGCTGATCGAGAAGAATCCGGACCTGCAGGAAATCATCACGGCGACCGTCGACGAGAAGGCGATCGAAATGGCCGGCCGCCGCGCCGACCTCGAAAAGGAAGCGGGTCTCGCCTATGCGCGGGTGTTCCCTGTCGAGGATTTGAACGCCATCGCCACCTTTTACAATTCGCCGGCTGGCAAGAAGCTCCTGGCCGATGGTCCGATTGTCACCCGTGAGGTGACCAAGGCCGCCGATATCTGGCAGCGCGGCATCGTCCGCGATCTCGCGGAGGTTGTCGGCAAGTCGCTCATGGAAAAGACCGGCGGCCGCGCCCAGGCCGCGCCGGCCGTTACCGAGGGCGCCGCTCCGGCCCCCGCGGCCGAAGGCGAAGCGCCCGCCGCGGCGAACTGAGCCGCTTCCGCTCGAACAAAACTTGTTGAAAAGCCCGACCGATCGTCGGGCTTTTCTTTTGCCGGGCTGCCTCGTAACAGTGGGGCGAAGGGGGCGACCAGATGGCTCGATACGACTACGACCTTTTCGTCATCGGCGGCGGCTCGGGCGGTGTGCGCGCCGCGCGGGTTTCGGCGGCGCTCGGCAAGCGCGTCGGCATAGCCGAGGAGTATCGCTTTGGCGGAACCTGCGTCATTCGCGGCTGTGTGCCGAAAAAGCTGTTCGTCTACGCCTCGCAATTTCCCGAGCACTTCGAGGACTCCGCCGGCTATGGCTGGACCGTCGAGCCGGCGCGGTTTGATTGGCGCACGCTCGTCGCCAACAAGGACCGCGAAATCGCGCGCCTTGAAGGGCTCTATCGGCAGGGTGTCGAAAACGCCCGCGGGGACGCGTTCCAGACCCGCGCGGTGCTGGTCGACAGGCATACCATCCTGCTCGAAAGCGAGAACCGGACGGTTACCGCCGACCAGATCTTGATCGCTACAGGCGGCAGGCCGAACCCGCATCTGGCGCTCCCCGGCCACGAGCACTGCATCTTCTCCAACGAGGCCTTCGACCTGCCCGAACTGCCCAAGGCGATCGTGATCGCCGGCGGCGGCTATATCGCGGTCGAATTCGCCAACATCTTCCACGGTCTCGGCGTCCACACCACGCTGATCTACCGCGGCAAGGAGATACTCAGCCGTTTCGACATGGATCTTCGGCGCATGCTGCACGAGACTATGGAGAAGAAAGGTATCCGTATCATCTGCCATGAGATCTTCAGCGCGATCGAGAGGCGCGCCGACGGACGCCTCGACGCCTATCTGCAGGGAGGCGAGGTGCTCGTCGCCGATCAGGTGATGCTGGCGATCGGCCGCATTCCAAACACCGAGGATCTCGGCCTCCAAGCCGCCGGCGTCGAGAGGGGCAAGATCGGCGAGATCATGGTCGACGACTATTCGCGCACAAATATCGATAACATCTGGGCAATCGGTGACGTCACCAACCGCTTCCAGCTGACCCCGGTGGCCATCCATGAGGCGATGTGCTTTGTCGAAACCGCCTTCAAAAACAATCCGGTCGCGCCCGACCATGACTGCGTCGCTACCGCAGTGTTCTCGCAGCCCGAGATCGGCACTGTCGGCCTCTCGGAGGACGAGGCGGCGCGGCGCTTCCACGACATCGAAGTCTATCGCGCGACTTTCCGGCCGATGCGGCACACGCTGTCAGGCCGCGACGAGAAGATGCTGATGAAGCTGATCGTCGATGCCCAGACGCGGCTGGTTCTGGGCGCCCACATCCTCGGGCCGGACGCCGGCGAAATGGCGCAGCTTCTCGGCATTTCTCTCAAGGCTGGCCTCGCCAAAGACGATTTCGACCGCACAATGGCGGTGCATCCGACTGCGGCCGAGGAGCTTGTGACGATGTACAAGCCGTCCTATCTCGTGAAGAACGGCGAGCGGGTAGGATAAGGCTGCCAGCAGGAGTAAATGCCGCTTCGATTTCCGCCCAACTCCGGTCTAGAATAGACCTCCGGCTTCCTGTATAGAGCCGCGTTCCCGAAAAGCGGGCAATTGCGGGGCGAAATCGCCCCGGTTAAACAGCGTTTGGACACGGCAATGACGAAATGGTCCCCGAATTCCTGGAGAGTGAAGCCGATTCAGCAGGTCCCGGCCTATCCGGACCAGGCTGCGCTTGCCGAAACCGAGGCCCGTCTCGCCACCTTTCCGCCGCTGGTTTTTGCAGGTGAGGCACGCAAGCTGAAGAAGCAGCTTGCATCCGTCGCTGCCGGTGACGCATTTCTTCTCCAGGGCGGCGATTGCGCCGAAAGCTTCGCTGAACACGGCGCCGACAACATCCGCGACTTCTTCCGCGTCTTCCTGCAGATGTCGGTCGTGCTGACCTTCGCCGGTTCGCAGCCGGTGGTGAAGGTCGGCCGCATCGCGGGCCAGTTCGCCAAGCCCCGTTCGTCCGATAATGAAGTCAAGGAAGGGGTGACGCTGCCGTCCTACCGCGGCGACATCATCAACGGCACGGCTTTCGACGAGAAGTCGCGCACGCCCGATCCGGCGCGCCAGGAAATGGCTTATCGCCAATCTGCTGCGACGCTCAACCTTTTGCGCGCCTTCGCGCAAGGCGGCTACGCCAGCCTGGAAAACGTCCATCAGTGGATGCTCGGTTTCGTGGCGGACAGCCCGCAGGGCGAAAAATACGAGGCGCTTGCCAATCGAATTACCGAGACCATGGATTTCATGCGGGCGGTCGGCATCACTTCGGAGACCAATTTCGCGCTTCGCGAGACCGATTTCTACACCAGCCACGAGGCGCTGCTGCTCGGCTACGAGGAGGCGCTGACTCGCGTCGATTCAACTTCGGGCGACTGGTACGCGACTTCGGGCCACATGATCTGGATCGGCGACCGCACCCGCCAGCCGGATCATGCCCACATCGAATACTGCCGCGGCATCAAGAATCCACTCGGCCTGAAATGCGGCCCGTCGCTGACCGCCGACGGCCTGCTCGAGCTCGTCGACCTTCTCAATCCGGAAAACGAGCCGGGCCGGCTGACGCTGATCGCACGCTTCGGCGCCGACAAGGTCGGCGAGCACCTGCCAAAACTCATCCGCGCGGTGAAGAAAGAAGGCCGCAACGTCGTCTGGTCCTGCGATCCCATGCATGGCAACACGATCACCGCGGCAGGCTACAAGACGCGTCCGTTCGACCGTATCCTGCGCGAGGTGCAGAGCTTCTTCGAGGTGCACCGCGCCGAAGGCACGCATCCGGGCGGCATTCACATCGAGATGACCGGCAACAACGTCACCGAATGCACCGGCGGCGCGCGCGCCATCACGGCGGAGGAGTTGCAGGACCGCTATCACACCCATTGCGACCCGCGTCTTAACGCCGATCAGGCGATCGAGCTGGCTTTTCTGGTGTCGGAACTGCTGAAGAGGAACTCCGGCGAGACGGAAAAGAAGGTCGTCAACGGCTGAATCTGCCCGGACTTTTGCATCAAAGGCGCTGGCTTGAACCAGCGCCTTTGATATCCTGAAGGCTCAATCCTTCCTGTAGAGCAACCAGCTCTTGAGCGGGCGATCCGGAGTCGCGGCAAATTTGGTTACCCGGTTCCGACCGTTGACCTTGGACCGGTAGAGCGCCCGGTCGGCCTTGGCGTAGAGGTCCTCGGCGCTTTCCGCCTCGGACGCCATGCAGATACCCATCGAGATGGTGATCGGCCCGTAATCGACGCCTTGGCTGGAAAACCGCGTCTGCTCGATCAACAGGCGGATACGCTCGGCGATTTCGAACGTCGCCTGTTCCGTGCCCCCCTCGACGATCAGCGCGAATTCCTCGCCGCCGGTTCGCGCCACGAACATATCCTGACGGATGCTCGTCCTGAAGATGTCAGCGATGGCCTGGATGATCTTGTCGCCGACGGGATGGCCGAAGCGGTCGTTGATTTCCTTGAACCGGTCTATGTCGGCAAGGATCAGGGCGTTGAACAATATGCTCGAATTGCTGTTGTAGATCTTGGCGATCCGCGTGTCGAAGGCGCGGCGGTTCCAGATGTGGGTCAGCGGGTCCGTATCGGCCAGTCTCTTGTATTCCTCGAGCTTTGACTTCACGCTCTCCAGTTCGGCCGACTTGTCGCGCAAGGCGCTTGCAACCTGTTTTCCGTGGTCGATCGTCGAGTTCGTCGCCACAGACACGGCGCCAACGATCTTCTGCAGAAGATCCTTGGTCATTTGCGACCGGTTGCTCAGACCATCGGAGGTCTCGCCGAGAACCTGACCATATTTTTCGATGTGGCTGCGCTCGTTGCGCAGTATTCCGGCAATGTCTTCAAGCTCCTTGGCGATTACTTCACGCGCATGCGCGACGATGCCCTGATCGTGGTTCTGGGCGAAATATTTGCGGCCGATCCGGTCGAGGTCGTCCTGCGTCGGTCGGTCACCAAGGCCGACGACCTCGAGGCTGAGATTGTGGTTAGATCCCGTCAAGGCCTCGTAGAAAATCTCGTAATTACGGGGCAGGCCAACCACGCCCATCTGCCGCATCGTGGCGACGACGCCGGTAACGATGTCGTTGTGTACGTCCTCGGTCGAGGCGGTGGCAGGTTGCATGTTTGCTTCACTTACCCCGTTGAGTACACGAAACCGGCGTCGCCTATGCAGGCGCGCCGATGCAAATCGTTACCGGTCGCGGGCGTCAGCCCTTCAGTGCCAGCAAAAACGCGCCCCCGATCAACGCTTCTACCACGAACTACTTACATGCACTTGCGCTAAAGTTTTCTTAATTGCGAGGCAATGGCGATTACCCGGCAAGGTTGTATCAATGATGACGTTGCTCTTGAGCCGAATGTCGCAATCGTGGGATCGCAGCCGGACGAACGCCGTCATCTTGCGCCTGTGGTAGACGATGCCGGCGCAAAATTTTGGGAGAAATCGGCATGACCGATCTCAATCGTGGTTCGTGTCTTTGCGGCGCAGTGCGCTTCACCGCGAAAAGGCTGTTGCGCGGCGTCCTCTATTGCCACTGCTTGCAATGCCGCAAGCAGAGCGGGCATTTCTACGCCGCCGCCAAAGCCGCGGACGTCGACCTTGTCGTTCAGGGCGGGGAGGAGATCACATGGTATGCCGCATCGCCCGAGGCAAAGCGTGGATTCTGTCGGGCATGCGGCTCCGCCCTGTTCTGGAAGCATGGCAACCTCGACGAGACCTCGATCCTCGCGGGCGCATTCGACAAGCCGACCGGGCTTTCGGCGGTTGGCCATATATTCGTGGCCGACAAGGGCGACTACTATTCGATCGACGACGGCCTGCCGCAGCATCAGCGATCGGCGCCGGTTACTGACTAGCGCAGGGCTGAACGGCCTAAAACACACTCAGCAGCCGGACTGCCCGTCCGGCAAGACGATTGCCATCTGTTCGGCGCGGGCGAACTTCGCTAAAGCTCCGCTCCGGCAATCGGACAGGGATTCTCCATTTAATGCAACGCCTGATCAGCGCCTTCCGGAACTCGGTGCGGGCCTTTCGCCGGCTGATCCGTCACGAGACCGCCTTCCAGCAGGAGATGCTGCTACTCGCGCTTGCGGTCCCGCTTGCCTGGTTCGTGGCGAGTTCCTGGCGAGGCTACGCGCTGCTTGTCGGCGCGGTCTTGCTTCTTATCATGGTTGAAGTACTCAACACCGGCATAGAAGCAGCGTGCGATGCGGTGTCGCGCGAGTTCAACATCGATATCCAACTCGCCAAGGATTGCGGGTCGCTGGCCGTGCTGATTTCGATCGTGCTTGCCGGCGGCGTCTGGGGCATCGCCATCATTGAGCGGTTTGCTGGCCTTCCGCTTTAGCCGTCGATACCTATATGCGCGATGCAATCGGAACCCGCTGCGGCCATGACCGACATCGCTATCGAACTTGAACGTCGGGCCGGCCTGCCGCAGGATCTGCGCTGGCTGTTGGAGAAATATCCGCGCGAGAGCTGGCAGGCCCATCCCAATCTTGCCGGCATGGCTTCATTCTGGCTGCAGCGCCATGACATGTTCCGCGAACTCGGCGGTCTTTTGACCACGATCATCGGCGACTACCGTGAGGGCCGGCGCACCGCGCCGGAATTCGCGCGGCAGTTTGCGCCGCG is a window encoding:
- the rpiA gene encoding ribose-5-phosphate isomerase RpiA, with translation MDARALKIEAARAALGHVKDGMRLGIGTGSTAEEFVRLLVEKVAAGMKIVGVPTSERTAALCRELGVPLSTLEETPELDLTIDGADEVDGQLALIKGGGGALLREKIVAAASARMIVIADESKLVETLGRFPLPIEVNRFGLGATKLAIARAADAAGLSGPLTLRMTNAEPFVTDGGHFIIDASFGRIHDPRALSNGLHAVPGVVEHGLFLGLADAAIIAGANGVRTVHAAS
- a CDS encoding GFA family protein, whose product is MTDLNRGSCLCGAVRFTAKRLLRGVLYCHCLQCRKQSGHFYAAAKAADVDLVVQGGEEITWYAASPEAKRGFCRACGSALFWKHGNLDETSILAGAFDKPTGLSAVGHIFVADKGDYYSIDDGLPQHQRSAPVTD
- the gor gene encoding glutathione-disulfide reductase; amino-acid sequence: MARYDYDLFVIGGGSGGVRAARVSAALGKRVGIAEEYRFGGTCVIRGCVPKKLFVYASQFPEHFEDSAGYGWTVEPARFDWRTLVANKDREIARLEGLYRQGVENARGDAFQTRAVLVDRHTILLESENRTVTADQILIATGGRPNPHLALPGHEHCIFSNEAFDLPELPKAIVIAGGGYIAVEFANIFHGLGVHTTLIYRGKEILSRFDMDLRRMLHETMEKKGIRIICHEIFSAIERRADGRLDAYLQGGEVLVADQVMLAIGRIPNTEDLGLQAAGVERGKIGEIMVDDYSRTNIDNIWAIGDVTNRFQLTPVAIHEAMCFVETAFKNNPVAPDHDCVATAVFSQPEIGTVGLSEDEAARRFHDIEVYRATFRPMRHTLSGRDEKMLMKLIVDAQTRLVLGAHILGPDAGEMAQLLGISLKAGLAKDDFDRTMAVHPTAAEELVTMYKPSYLVKNGERVG
- a CDS encoding GGDEF domain-containing protein, coding for MQPATASTEDVHNDIVTGVVATMRQMGVVGLPRNYEIFYEALTGSNHNLSLEVVGLGDRPTQDDLDRIGRKYFAQNHDQGIVAHAREVIAKELEDIAGILRNERSHIEKYGQVLGETSDGLSNRSQMTKDLLQKIVGAVSVATNSTIDHGKQVASALRDKSAELESVKSKLEEYKRLADTDPLTHIWNRRAFDTRIAKIYNSNSSILFNALILADIDRFKEINDRFGHPVGDKIIQAIADIFRTSIRQDMFVARTGGEEFALIVEGGTEQATFEIAERIRLLIEQTRFSSQGVDYGPITISMGICMASEAESAEDLYAKADRALYRSKVNGRNRVTKFAATPDRPLKSWLLYRKD
- a CDS encoding DUF2059 domain-containing protein; translation: MTLVHRVRRLSTALAASVIVATASPAFAQEISDAHLQAAREAVDAINATDMFDGILPAAAAALKSTLIEKNPDLQEIITATVDEKAIEMAGRRADLEKEAGLAYARVFPVEDLNAIATFYNSPAGKKLLADGPIVTREVTKAADIWQRGIVRDLAEVVGKSLMEKTGGRAQAAPAVTEGAAPAPAAEGEAPAAAN
- a CDS encoding diacylglycerol kinase, which translates into the protein MQRLISAFRNSVRAFRRLIRHETAFQQEMLLLALAVPLAWFVASSWRGYALLVGAVLLLIMVEVLNTGIEAACDAVSREFNIDIQLAKDCGSLAVLISIVLAGGVWGIAIIERFAGLPL
- a CDS encoding class II 3-deoxy-7-phosphoheptulonate synthase; the encoded protein is MTKWSPNSWRVKPIQQVPAYPDQAALAETEARLATFPPLVFAGEARKLKKQLASVAAGDAFLLQGGDCAESFAEHGADNIRDFFRVFLQMSVVLTFAGSQPVVKVGRIAGQFAKPRSSDNEVKEGVTLPSYRGDIINGTAFDEKSRTPDPARQEMAYRQSAATLNLLRAFAQGGYASLENVHQWMLGFVADSPQGEKYEALANRITETMDFMRAVGITSETNFALRETDFYTSHEALLLGYEEALTRVDSTSGDWYATSGHMIWIGDRTRQPDHAHIEYCRGIKNPLGLKCGPSLTADGLLELVDLLNPENEPGRLTLIARFGADKVGEHLPKLIRAVKKEGRNVVWSCDPMHGNTITAAGYKTRPFDRILREVQSFFEVHRAEGTHPGGIHIEMTGNNVTECTGGARAITAEELQDRYHTHCDPRLNADQAIELAFLVSELLKRNSGETEKKVVNG